One Helianthus annuus cultivar XRQ/B chromosome 7, HanXRQr2.0-SUNRISE, whole genome shotgun sequence genomic region harbors:
- the LOC110936878 gene encoding 1-aminocyclopropane-1-carboxylate synthase 3 — MLSAKATCNSHGQDSSYFLGWEEYEKNPYHPVNNPNGMIQMGLAENQLSFDLLESWLNNNPDSSGFTAQSVSSFKELALFQDYHGLPAFKNALADFMSEIRDNKVTFNPNNLVLTAGATSANETLMFCVADPGDAFLIPTPYYPGFDRDLKWRTGAEIVPIHCSSSNGFRITQSALEDAYQQAQKQNLKVKGVLVTNPSNPLGTSLSLHELELLVSFISSKKLHLISDEIYSGTVFSSPGFISIMEVLKNKDLLNTDVAKQVHIVYSLSKDLGLPGFRIGAIYSNDDVVVSAATKMSSFGLISSQTQYLLSQILSDKKFTKNYLTENRKRLKQRHDMLEKALHKTGISCLKGNAGLFSWVDMRCLLSSQTFEGEMELWKKIVYDVGLNISPGSSCHCSEPGWFRVCFANMSKETLVLAMQRLSSFVDSSVKKTNHNHWRRHVNKSSRKSKSLPKWVFSLSFATTRSGKNSDR, encoded by the exons ATGTTGTCTGCAAAAGCCACTTGTAACTCTCATGGCCAAGATTCATCGTACTTTCTTGGTTGGGAAGAGTACGAGAAGAATCCGTATCACCCGGTTAATAATCCAAATGGTATGATCCAGATGGGTCTTGCTGAGAACCAACTGTCGTTTGATCTTCTTGAATCTTGGCTTAATAATAACCCGGATTCGTCGGGTTTCACAGCTCAAAGTGTTTCTAGTTTCAAAGAACTTGCACTGTTTCAGGATTATCATGGTCTTCCTGCTTTTAAGAAC GCATTAGCTGATTTCATGTCGGAGATTAGAGATAATAAAGTAACGTTTAATCCAAACAATCTTGTACTCACAGCTGGTGCAACCTCGGCCAATGAAACTCTAATGTTTTGCGTTGCAGATCCAGGCGACGCGTTCCTCATTCCGACGCCATATTATCCAGG GTTTGATAGAGATCTCAAGTGGCGAACGGGGGCCGAGATAGTACCAATCCACTGCTCGAGCTCAAATGGTTTCCGAATCACACAATCGGCCCTCGAGGATGCATATCAACAAGCCCAAAAGCAGAACCTTAAAGTCAAAGGTGTTTTAGTCACCAACCCTTCGAACCCGTTGGGCACGTCACTGAGCTTGCATGAGCTTGAGCTTCTAGTCTCTTTTATCTCCTCAAAGAAACTTCATCTCATTAGTGACGAAATCTACTCCGGCACCGTTTTTAGCTCTCCAGGCTTCATAAGTATCATGGAGGTCCTTAAGAACAAGGATCTTTTGAACACTGATGTTGCAAAACAAGTTCACATTGTTTATAGCCTTTCTAAAGATCTTGGTTTGCCCGGTTTTCGAATTGGAGCAATTTACTCCAACGATGACGTTGTGGTATCGGCCGCAACAAAGATGTCAAGCTTCGGGCTAATTTCGTCGCAAACTCAATACTTACTATCTCAAATTCTATCTGATAAAAAGTTTACGAAAAACTATCTAACCGAGAATCGAAAAAGGTTGAAACAAAGGCACGACATGCTCGAAAAGGCGCTACATAAAACAGGAATCAGTTGCCTGAAGGGCAACGCGGGTTTATTTAGTTGGGTGGATATGAGATGTTTATTAAGTTCACAAACTTTTGAAGGGGAAATGGAGTTATGGAAGAAGATAGTGTATGATGTAGGATTGAACATATCACCCGGTTCATCTTGTCATTGTAGTGAACCGGGTTGGTTTAGGGTTTGCTTTGCAAACATGTCTAAAGAGACCCTAGTTTTAGCCATGCAACGTTTGAGTTCGTTTGTAGACTCATCCGTCAAGAAAACCAATCATAACCATTGGCGTCGTCACGTAAACAAAAGTTCAAGAAAATCAAAGTCGCTACCCAAGTGGGTTTTTTCGCTGTCGTTCGCCACCACGAGGTCGGGGAAGAACAGTGATCGGTAG